The following coding sequences lie in one Vitis vinifera cultivar Pinot Noir 40024 chromosome 19, ASM3070453v1 genomic window:
- the LOC100254264 gene encoding probable glutathione S-transferase parA encodes MANSDQIVLLDFFPSVFGIRVRLALAAKGVEYEGKEEDLTGDKSSLLLKMNPVHKKIPVLIHNGKPICESLIIVEYIDEVWKDRCPLLPSDPYQKAQAKFWADFIDKMVYPCSKKLWTAKGAEQEASKKEFLDRIKLLEGELKSYPYFGGESLGFLDIAFLPFYSRFYTFEAFGNFSIEAECPKLVAWGKRCMEEEFVSRSLPHQHKMYDLVVEFTKKVGI; translated from the exons ATGGCCAACAGTGACCAAATAGTTCTGTTAGATTTCTTTCCAAGCGTTTTTGGGATTAGGGTAAGACTTGCCTTGGCAGCCAAGGGGGTCGAGTATGAGGGAAAGGAAGAAGACTTGACTGGAGATAAAAGCTCTCTGCTCTTGAAGATGAATCCAGTTCATAAAAAGATTCCCGTTTTGATTCACAACGGTAAGCCCATATGCGAGTCCTTGATAATAGTTGAATACATCGATGAGGTTTGGAAGGATAGATGTCCTCTGCTGCCATCTGATCCTTACCAAAAAGCACAAGCAAAGTTCTGGGCTGACTTCATAGACAAAATG GTATACCCATGCAGTAAGAAGCTGTGGACAGCCAAAGGAGCAGAGCAGGAGGCCAGCAAGAAGGAATTCCTAGATAGGATTAAGCTATTGGAAGGAGAGCTTAAATCCTATCCTTACTTTGGTGGTGAGAGCTTGGGGTTTCTGGACATTGCTTTTCTCCCATTTTACTCCAGGTTCTACACATTTGAGGCTTTTGGGAACTTCAGCATAGAGGCCGAGTGTCCCAAGTTGGTGGCATGGGGTAAGAGGTGTATGGAGGAGGAGTTCGTGTCCAGATCTCTTCCTCACCAACATAAGATGTATGATTTGGTGGTGGAGTTCACGAAGAAAGTTGGGATATAG